The Chloroflexota bacterium region TCATGTTGTCGGTGGCGCTACCAGCATCTGCTACAAAGCCAGTCGGCAGCTCCTCCAACCCGTTGTCGGTCATCATAGCCACCACAGCTGACTGAAGGTTAGAGAACTCGGTTTCTGCAGCCTCGGTTTCACCTCGTCCGATGAACCGACCCACGTTGGGGATGACCACCGCGGCCAGCACGCCGAGGATGGCCACCACGATGAGCAGCTCGATCAGTGTGAAACCCTTCTCGCCTCTCTTTGGCAATCTCATTTTTCACCTCCTTTTTCTCATTATTTTATTGCCAAGTTCGAAAATAAGACTATTCTCGCAATAGTTACATCATAAGTTATTGGTGAGATACAGACAATCCTGCAAAGTAATGATTTTTCGGTTACTCGAGGCTAATCCTTTTGGGTGAGCGGGTATCGGACTTATCACCTAGTACCTGATTATCTCTGGCTGTGGGGAACAAGACCTCGTTTCACGGCGTAAGCGGCAGCCTGGCTGCGGTTTGCCAGGTGGAGTTTGTCCATTATATTGCGCAGGTGTGTCTTCACCGTGTTCTCTGAGATGAACAGGGAGTCAGCGATTTCTTTATTGGTAGCACCCTGAGACACCAGTCGGAGCACCTCGTCTTCACGGGGACTCAGCTTGGCCTCTTCGTCGGCTGACTTGTTGGCCTGGGTATCTGTACCTGAATCCCTGAATTCGATAAGCAGTTTGGTTGCCATAATGGGGGAAAGAATAACACCGCCCTGAGCAATGTGATAAATCGCCTGAACAAGTTCCTCCGGCTCCGTATTCTTCAAAATATAACCGGTAGCCCCGAACTTGATGGCAGCGAAAAGGTCAGCTTCATTATCGG contains the following coding sequences:
- a CDS encoding type II secretion system GspH family protein codes for the protein MRLPKRGEKGFTLIELLIVVAILGVLAAVVIPNVGRFIGRGETEAAETEFSNLQSAVVAMMTDNGLEELPTGFVADAGSATDNMSLFPHPTAATVTVKVNDPDGTAYTASDKNGYILYRHDITADNATTNLVNYVATEMSNGTYYVDKLGTITQQTTGYE
- a CDS encoding response regulator transcription factor, which codes for MEVVRVLVVDDHSLFRRGITAVLTNQENISVVGEAVNGLEAIEKAEELKPDVILMDLNMPQCSGLEATQALQTKMPEVNILVLTVSDNEADLFAAIKFGATGYILKNTEPEELVQAIYHIAQGGVILSPIMATKLLIEFRDSGTDTQANKSADEEAKLSPREDEVLRLVSQGATNKEIADSLFISENTVKTHLRNIMDKLHLANRSQAAAYAVKRGLVPHSQR